A region of the Bacillota bacterium genome:
CGGCAGTGAGCACTCTGGGTTCCATCAATGCACTATTGCAGTCTCTAAGCCCAGAGCATCTGCGGGGTCGCACGATGTCGCTGCATGTGTTTGCGCTGATGGGGCTGGCTCCATTTGGCAACCTGCTCATGGGCTGGATAGCCTCGCAATGGACAGCCACCTCTGCGCTGGTGACGGGTGCTGTCGTTTGTGCGCTGGCAGTGGGCTTCACCGCGGCACGCCGCGACGTGCGGCAGCTACCAGCGGTGTGATATCGAAATCTGGCAAGCAGGGAAGGAGGCGAAATGGACTACTCGCGTGCAGTCATGTATATGCAGGGATTAAAACGCTTCGGCATCAAGCTGGGCAACGAACGGTTCGAAGCCTTGCTGGAGCGTTTGGGCAATCCTCACCATCAGCTGCGTGTTATCCACGTGGCGGGCACGAACGGTAAGGGGTCTACCTGCACGTTCATCGCCACTATTTTACAGGCGGCAGGGTATAAGGTGGGGTTGTACCTCTCGCCGTATGTGTTCAACCTGCGCGAACGCATTCAGGTCAACGGCTATATGATCCCCGAGGCGGACTTCGCGAGGCTGGTGACATGGATAAAACCGCACATCGAAGAGCTGGCGCAGACGCCGCTGGGGCAAGTGACAGAGTTCGAGCTGAAGACGGCGGTTGGCTTCAGCTGTTTCGCCGAACAGAGGGTAGACTTTGCTGTGATCGAAGTGGGTCTGGGGGGCAGGCTGGATGCCACCAATGTAGTGCGTCCGCTGGTGAGCGTGATTACGTCCATCGGCTGGGACCACATGGACAGGCTGGGAGACACCCTGGGTAAAATCGCGGCGGAGAAAGCGGGCATCATCAAGCCCTGTGCGCCAGCGGTTACCGGCGTTACCGAGCAAGAGCCACTGGAGGTCATTCGTGAACATGCGCAGCGAGCCGGCGTGCCTCTGACGGAGGTGAAGCCGGAACGCATGGTTGTTCCGCCGCCGGTGCGTACCGTGCACTGGCAGGATGAGGGAGTGCATCGGGCGCGACAGAGGGTATCGGTGCGTACCACAGATGGGGTGTATCGCCACCTGAGCCTGCGTCTGCTGGGCAAGCATCAATGTTCCAACGCCGCGGTCGCCATCGCGGCTATCGAGGCACTGCGGCACGCCTGTCGTGTGGAGATACCTGAAAGCGCAATCCGCATGGGGCTGGAACATGCGACTTTACCTGGCAGGATGCAGATAGTCAGGCGTTCACCGACGCTGTTGCTGGACGGGGCGCATAACGTGAGCGCTGTCGAGTGCCTGGTTCAAGCCATTCAGGATACCTTCCGCTACCGCAGGTTGATACTGGTCATGGGGATGACCAAAGGGCACGACGCGCAGGCGGTGGTCGATACGCTGGCGCCTCTGGCTTCACACATCATCTTTACGCAACCCAGCGAGCCGCGCGGACGTCCCGCAACAGACCTGCCGAAAGCTGCTACGGTGACCTTGCCCCCGTACGACATCGTTCCGTCGGTGCCAGAGGCGGTGGAGCGCGCAATGAGTATGGCGCAGGCAGATGACCTTGTGTGCGTAACAGGCAGTTTTTACGTGATAGGAGAAGTACCGGTGGAGAAGTGGCAAACCGCTTCTCGCCAAACAGCCCACATAGAGGAGGGAACCATCCATGCAGTTTCAGGAGAAAACGCTGGCGATGTATCGCACTGAAAAGCATTTCACAGGAGTGGTGGTGCTGCTGGTGGCGCTTGCGCTGCTCGCTGGCTGGTGGCTGGGCACGCGGTCGCGCACTGCACCTGTCCCCACCGAGCCCAAACTGCCCACCTTCGAACAGGCTTCCACTCAGCTGAAGACGAGCTCGGAGGCGTTCGCGGCAGTGGCGAGGCAGGCAACCCCTGCAGTGGTGAACATCAGCGCAGCGACTATCATCCCGGGCAGAAGGTCGCCCCTGTTCGATGACCCGCTGTTCCGCTACTTCTTTGGCGATGAAGACATCCCGTTTCGTCAGCCGGAGCGCGTCGTGCGCAGCCTCGGGTCCGGCGTCATTGTGAGCCGCGACGGTTTGATACTTACCAATAACCATGTCGTGGCGGGAGCCAGCCGCATCACGGTGACGCTGGCGGATGGGCGCAAGTTTTCGGATGCCCAGATAGTGGGTACCGACCCGGCGACCGACCTGGCTCTGCTGCGTATTCGCGCCAGTAACCTCCCCGCCATCAAATGGGGCGACTCGCGTGCGCTGGAGGTCGGTGAATGGGTGCTTGCCATCGGCAACCCGTACGGGCTGAGTCAGACGGTGACCGCCGGTATCGTCAGTGCGAAGGGGCGGCGCGATGTCGGCATCTCGGTTTACGAGGACTTCATCCAGACCGACGCGGCGATTAACCCCGGCAACTCGGGTGGCGCGCTGGTAAACATTCGCGGCGAGCTGGTGGGCATCAACACCGCCATCCTGTCGCAGAGTGGGGGCAACGTGGGCATCGGGTTCGCCGTACCCAGTCATGAGGCGCGCCGGGTGATGGAGTTGCTCCTGCGCGACGGCAAGGTGTCGCGTGGATGGCTGGGGATTATCCCCGCCCGAGTGGAAGACGAGACGGTGCAGGGCGTCATTGTCGCCAACCTGTTCCGCAACAGCCCTGCCGACCTTGCCGGACTGGACATTGACGATGTCATCCTGGAGTGTAATGGGAAGAGAGTGTCCTCTCCGGGCGAATTGAAGAACATGATTGCCTCCATGCCCGCTGGTGCAGAGGTTACCCTGCTGATACAGCGCGGCAGCGAGCGGGGAAGGGTTCGCCTGCGCGTCGCCGACCATCCTTTCGACCGCTTCGGGCGACCCGTGCCGGGGATTTAGAAAAAATCCTGTTCGAAATACCGATTCGGGTGAAACCTGCAGGCTGCGCCAATCGTCTGAGTATTTTGCCAGTGCCCAGCCGCTGCTGGCTGAAAGGAGGTTGGGATGCGATGGCAGAGACGCTGGCGCGTAACAGGCGGCTCCGACACGCAGAGCCATCCCAGCCCCGGATGGTAGAGAGCCCGAACTGGCTGTTTACCTGTCTGGTGTGTGGAGAGCCGATAACGTTTGACGAGCCGCTGATGACATGGACGCAGGGAAACGAGGTCAAGGTAGCGCACTGTCGCTGTATGCCTCGCCCACCCGGGCGTGCAAAGGAGCAATAAAATGCGAGTGACCGATCAGCACCCGGAAGTTCGTCGGGTTTTGCGTGCGCTTGTCGAGGACGTTCAGGCAGGGGTGCCCATCCTGCTCGAACGGCGTGAACGCTATGGCGCGATTCTCGGCGACTTCCGGGTGCAGTTCGAGGGTGAGGACGACCTCCTGCATCTATCCATCACGCGCGTGGATGGCGGGCGCGTTTCCCACGAGGACGCGCAGCATATCGCCGACCTCTTCTTTCACGCCGTACCCAAAGGGCTTATCTACTCACGCCCGGCAGAGTATTCTGTACATTATTACGTTGCCCACGACCTGCTGGTCAGGTACCTGATTGAGCCTGCTGAGGCGGATCGCCCCAATCGGGAACCTTGAGCAGTTCTCCATCGCGCAGGGCGGACATGTGCGCTACCACGCCGGGCGCAAGATACCGCACCGCTTCCCAAACGTGAATGCGCGGCAACCGTCCCCTGTTGCAGGCATCCACAAACTCGTGTACGAGATAGGCGTGATAGCCTCCATGCCCTCCTTTGTCGGCTGCCAGCGGCTCGGGCAGGAGCTCGCCGACCATGCTCAGGTCTACCGGCTCCCAGCCGCTTTTGGTGACCCACTTCGCTCCGGAAACGTCGTTCTCGAAGCTCGCTTCCGTGCCGTAGATGCGGAACCCTTCCCGTCCCACATGACCGACACGGCGGAACTCGCAAATGCGAGCGGTCGCGCCGTTGCTCATGCGAAAGAGAGCCACCTCGTTGCAGAAGGGGTTACCCCAGATGGTGTCCAGACGGTGCCACTCGTCATCGGGATAGATGTATCCCTGCGCGGAGACCTCGGTCATGTGTGCGCCCATGACACTAATCACCCCGCTGGTGGAGTGGGTGGGGTAGTACATGGGCGGATCGCCGGTCTTATCCCTGCCGAACTGCTCGCCCCAGCGGTTGCGCAGCACCTCATATAGTCCGTGCGAAATGTCATGGAAGTATTCGCCCTCAGCGTAAACAAAGTGCCCGAACGCCCCTTCCTGCGCCTTCTGCCGGCAGAAGATGGTTTCTGGTCGGAAGAAGGTGGTTTCACCCAGCATGTAGAGTTGCCCGGTGCGTCGGACGGTTTCCACCAGACGGTCACACAGTTCCAGGGTCTGCTCGGGTTCACGCGCGTACGCTGGGGGCACCGCGCTGTATACATGCTTGCCCGACTCCATCGCCTGTATCGCCTGTTCCGCGTGCAGCCAGTGCTGTGTGATGATGGCGAGGGCGTCCAGGTCGCTGCGGCAGATTTCGTCCAGCGAGGAGTAGGTTTCGGTGACGCCAAACTCGCTGGCAGCGTGCGCCAGACGCTCGGCGTTCAGGTCGCAGAGAGCGATGCGGTGTACGTCGGGATGGTCACGGAACAACCGGATGAAATGCCTGCCGAACTGTCCTACGCCCACAATGCCAACGCTGATGCTCATCGTGTTCCTCCTGACGGGTGGTTATGGCTAGTTTCGGTTGTGGGCACGGATTCCCTGCCCGACAGGAACCGATGGGCGTGGGCGCGAAAGAGAACTCCACATACAGGAGGCGAAAGTGAAGATGCACGTCAACAAGGTGCTTCAGAAGTTGCGCGAGGGTAAACCGGTGCTGGTGGGCATCGTCTGGACGGTACCGCACTGGAAGATTGTGGAGATGATGGGTATTGCAGGCTACGACTGCGTGTGGATCGAGATGGAACATTCGGATTTCACGCTCGAACAGGTATCGCAGATGATTCTGGCGGCGCGGGCGAAAGGCATCGAGACGCTGGTGCGTATTCCGCGTGGCAGTTACAACGATGTTATCCGTCCGCTGGAGGCGGGGGCAACGGGGCTGCTTTTGCCTCACTGCACAGGCGGAGAAGATGCACGGGAGTTTGTACGAATGGCGCGGTTTGCCCCGCTGGGCTGGCGCGGCATCGGTGGCAGTGTGGATATCGCCTACGGGACAGAGTTCTCGGACGAGTACTACAGGTGGGCGAACCGCGAAATCCTGCTGGGCGTGATGATCGAGCGTAAGGAAGCCATAGAAGACATCGATGCCATCGCGGGCACCGAGGGGTTGGACCTGTTGCTGGTAGGTCCCGCCGACCTGTCGCAGAGTTTGGGTGTGCGTGGTGACTTCACACATCCTCTCCTGCAGGA
Encoded here:
- a CDS encoding bifunctional folylpolyglutamate synthase/dihydrofolate synthase; protein product: MDYSRAVMYMQGLKRFGIKLGNERFEALLERLGNPHHQLRVIHVAGTNGKGSTCTFIATILQAAGYKVGLYLSPYVFNLRERIQVNGYMIPEADFARLVTWIKPHIEELAQTPLGQVTEFELKTAVGFSCFAEQRVDFAVIEVGLGGRLDATNVVRPLVSVITSIGWDHMDRLGDTLGKIAAEKAGIIKPCAPAVTGVTEQEPLEVIREHAQRAGVPLTEVKPERMVVPPPVRTVHWQDEGVHRARQRVSVRTTDGVYRHLSLRLLGKHQCSNAAVAIAAIEALRHACRVEIPESAIRMGLEHATLPGRMQIVRRSPTLLLDGAHNVSAVECLVQAIQDTFRYRRLILVMGMTKGHDAQAVVDTLAPLASHIIFTQPSEPRGRPATDLPKAATVTLPPYDIVPSVPEAVERAMSMAQADDLVCVTGSFYVIGEVPVEKWQTASRQTAHIEEGTIHAVSGENAGDVSH
- a CDS encoding trypsin-like peptidase domain-containing protein, yielding MQFQEKTLAMYRTEKHFTGVVVLLVALALLAGWWLGTRSRTAPVPTEPKLPTFEQASTQLKTSSEAFAAVARQATPAVVNISAATIIPGRRSPLFDDPLFRYFFGDEDIPFRQPERVVRSLGSGVIVSRDGLILTNNHVVAGASRITVTLADGRKFSDAQIVGTDPATDLALLRIRASNLPAIKWGDSRALEVGEWVLAIGNPYGLSQTVTAGIVSAKGRRDVGISVYEDFIQTDAAINPGNSGGALVNIRGELVGINTAILSQSGGNVGIGFAVPSHEARRVMELLLRDGKVSRGWLGIIPARVEDETVQGVIVANLFRNSPADLAGLDIDDVILECNGKRVSSPGELKNMIASMPAGAEVTLLIQRGSERGRVRLRVADHPFDRFGRPVPGI
- a CDS encoding Gfo/Idh/MocA family oxidoreductase, whose amino-acid sequence is MSISVGIVGVGQFGRHFIRLFRDHPDVHRIALCDLNAERLAHAASEFGVTETYSSLDEICRSDLDALAIITQHWLHAEQAIQAMESGKHVYSAVPPAYAREPEQTLELCDRLVETVRRTGQLYMLGETTFFRPETIFCRQKAQEGAFGHFVYAEGEYFHDISHGLYEVLRNRWGEQFGRDKTGDPPMYYPTHSTSGVISVMGAHMTEVSAQGYIYPDDEWHRLDTIWGNPFCNEVALFRMSNGATARICEFRRVGHVGREGFRIYGTEASFENDVSGAKWVTKSGWEPVDLSMVGELLPEPLAADKGGHGGYHAYLVHEFVDACNRGRLPRIHVWEAVRYLAPGVVAHMSALRDGELLKVPDWGDPPQQAQSGT
- a CDS encoding siderophore biosynthesis protein SbnG; this translates as MHVNKVLQKLREGKPVLVGIVWTVPHWKIVEMMGIAGYDCVWIEMEHSDFTLEQVSQMILAARAKGIETLVRIPRGSYNDVIRPLEAGATGLLLPHCTGGEDAREFVRMARFAPLGWRGIGGSVDIAYGTEFSDEYYRWANREILLGVMIERKEAIEDIDAIAGTEGLDLLLVGPADLSQSLGVRGDFTHPLLQEAMARLADACARHGKAWGIAGNVPPPKEQYAMGARFFTVAHEMGLLMDGFRQAKETFEKELAG